One stretch of Caldinitratiruptor microaerophilus DNA includes these proteins:
- a CDS encoding adenylosuccinate synthase gives MPAVVLVGTQWGDEGKGKIIDYLSAQADVVVRYQGGNNAGHTVWVDGRQFKLRLIPSGILYPGTVCVIGHGVVIDPRVLVEEMDYLAGQGVDLAGLRISPAAHLIMPYHIRIDEADEDRKGANKIGTTRRGIGPAYMDKFARVGLRVVDLLEKDEFERRLEAVLAEKNALLERVYGLPGFTLREIADEYLALAERIRPYVANTVEIIGEAVEKGKNVLFEGAQGTLLDIDFGTYPYVTASHPIAGGACIGAGVGPTRIDRVIGVVKAYTSRVGEGPFPTELKGATGDWIREAGHEYGTVTGRPRRVGWLDLVMVRYSARVSGLTDLAVTRLDTLAGLQKLRVAVAYRDRETGEVVREFPVGLRALARMEPVYEELEGWGEEIARATRYEELPAAARRYVELIEAETGVPVAVLGIGYERHQAIHRRDLFVARTRA, from the coding sequence TTGCCGGCAGTGGTCCTCGTGGGCACCCAGTGGGGCGACGAAGGAAAGGGCAAGATCATCGACTACCTCTCCGCCCAGGCCGACGTGGTGGTGCGGTACCAGGGCGGGAACAACGCAGGGCACACCGTGTGGGTGGACGGCCGGCAGTTCAAGTTGCGCCTGATCCCGTCGGGCATCCTCTACCCCGGCACCGTCTGCGTCATCGGGCACGGCGTGGTCATCGACCCCCGGGTCCTGGTGGAGGAGATGGACTACCTGGCCGGCCAGGGCGTCGACCTGGCCGGGCTCCGGATCAGCCCGGCGGCACACCTCATCATGCCGTACCACATCCGCATCGACGAGGCCGACGAGGACCGCAAGGGCGCCAACAAGATCGGCACCACCCGCCGGGGCATCGGACCGGCGTACATGGACAAGTTCGCCCGGGTCGGGCTCCGGGTGGTCGACCTCCTGGAAAAGGACGAGTTCGAGCGCCGCCTCGAAGCCGTCCTGGCCGAGAAGAACGCGCTCCTGGAGCGGGTCTACGGGCTGCCCGGGTTCACGCTGCGGGAGATCGCGGACGAGTACCTCGCCCTCGCCGAGCGCATCCGGCCGTACGTGGCCAACACCGTGGAGATCATCGGCGAGGCGGTGGAGAAGGGCAAGAACGTCCTCTTCGAGGGCGCGCAGGGCACGCTCCTCGACATCGACTTCGGCACCTACCCGTACGTGACCGCGTCCCACCCCATCGCCGGGGGCGCCTGCATCGGCGCCGGGGTCGGACCCACCCGGATCGACCGGGTGATCGGCGTGGTCAAGGCCTACACGTCGCGGGTCGGCGAGGGCCCGTTCCCGACCGAGCTGAAGGGCGCCACCGGCGACTGGATCCGGGAGGCCGGTCACGAGTACGGCACCGTCACCGGGCGGCCGCGCCGGGTCGGCTGGCTCGACCTGGTCATGGTCCGCTACTCCGCCCGGGTGAGCGGCCTGACCGACCTCGCCGTCACCCGCCTCGACACCCTGGCCGGTCTCCAGAAGCTGCGGGTGGCCGTCGCCTACCGGGACCGGGAGACCGGGGAGGTCGTCCGGGAGTTCCCGGTCGGCCTCCGGGCCCTCGCCCGGATGGAGCCCGTGTACGAGGAGCTCGAGGGGTGGGGCGAGGAGATCGCCCGGGCGACGCGGTACGAGGAGCTCCCCGCCGCCGCCCGGCGGTACGTGGAGCTGATCGAGGCGGAGACGGGCGTGCCGGTCGCCGTGCTCGGGATCGGGTACGAGCGGCACCAGGCGATCCACCGCCGCGACCTGTTCGTCGCCCGCACCCGGGCCTGA
- the dnaB gene encoding replicative DNA helicase produces MSTFSERVPPQNLEAEQSVLGAMLLERDAALQVAGILSPEDFYADRHRVIFQAMQALAARGEPVDLITVSEELRRAGQLEEAGGLTYLTYLQGLVPTAANAEAYALIVEQKAMLRRLQQAARQIIEEAYDAEDADAMLSQAESLILGVTQRRPARGYEHIREALYAAFDHIEFLYSHKGGTTGVPSGYRELDRLTSGWQPSDLIIIAARPSMGKTAFVLNLARNAAMAGRTVALFSLEMSREQVAMRLLSMEAAVDAHRLRTGQLLDDDWHRLSAGLSRLAEANIFIDDTPNIPLADLRSRARRIQAEHGLDMVIVDYLQLMTLSGAGGRRASENRVQEVAEISRSLKALARELRVPVIALSQLSRAVESRNDKRPLLSDLRESGSLEQDADVVIFLYRDDYYNQESEKPNLCEVIIAKQRNGPVDSVELYFMKEIGKFMMLERRSSSG; encoded by the coding sequence GCAGTCCGTCCTCGGGGCGATGCTCCTCGAGCGCGACGCCGCGCTCCAGGTCGCCGGCATCCTGTCCCCCGAGGACTTCTACGCAGACCGCCACCGCGTGATCTTCCAGGCCATGCAGGCGCTGGCGGCCCGGGGCGAGCCGGTCGACCTCATCACCGTCTCGGAGGAACTCCGGCGCGCCGGCCAGCTCGAGGAAGCGGGCGGGCTGACCTACCTCACGTACCTGCAGGGGCTCGTGCCCACGGCGGCGAACGCCGAGGCGTACGCCCTCATCGTCGAGCAGAAGGCCATGTTGCGGCGGCTTCAGCAGGCGGCGCGGCAGATCATCGAAGAGGCGTACGACGCGGAGGACGCCGACGCGATGCTGAGCCAGGCCGAGTCGCTCATCCTCGGCGTCACCCAGCGGCGGCCGGCCCGGGGCTACGAACACATCCGGGAGGCGCTGTACGCCGCCTTCGACCACATCGAGTTCCTCTACAGCCACAAGGGCGGCACCACGGGGGTCCCGAGCGGCTACAGGGAGCTCGACCGCCTCACGTCGGGCTGGCAGCCGTCGGACCTCATCATCATCGCCGCGCGCCCCTCCATGGGCAAGACGGCCTTCGTGCTGAACCTCGCCCGGAACGCGGCGATGGCCGGCCGGACCGTGGCGCTGTTCAGCCTGGAGATGTCCCGCGAGCAGGTCGCCATGCGGCTCCTGTCGATGGAGGCGGCGGTCGACGCCCACCGCCTCCGCACCGGCCAGCTCCTGGACGACGACTGGCACCGCCTCTCGGCGGGGCTCAGCCGGCTGGCCGAGGCGAACATCTTCATCGACGACACACCGAACATCCCACTGGCCGACCTCCGTTCCCGTGCCCGCCGCATCCAGGCCGAGCACGGGCTCGACATGGTGATCGTCGACTACCTCCAGCTCATGACGCTGTCCGGGGCGGGCGGCCGGCGGGCGAGCGAGAACCGGGTCCAGGAGGTGGCCGAGATCTCCCGGTCGCTCAAGGCGCTGGCCCGCGAGCTCCGCGTGCCGGTGATCGCCCTGTCGCAGCTCAGCCGGGCGGTGGAGTCCCGCAACGACAAGCGGCCGCTTCTCTCCGACCTGCGCGAGTCCGGCTCGCTCGAGCAGGACGCCGACGTGGTGATCTTCCTGTACCGGGACGACTACTACAACCAGGAATCGGAGAAGCCGAACCTCTGTGAGGTCATCATCGCCAAGCAGCGCAACGGCCCCGTCGATTCGGTGGAACTCTACTTCATGAAGGAGATCGGCAAGTTCATGATGCTGGAACGCCGATCCTCCTCCGGATAG